Proteins found in one Arachis stenosperma cultivar V10309 chromosome 8, arast.V10309.gnm1.PFL2, whole genome shotgun sequence genomic segment:
- the LOC130946432 gene encoding protein OXIDATIVE STRESS 3 LIKE 4-like, whose translation MEVLVGPTFAIDVSSSPPPPVTAATADQDRLGSAFRISAQPKFFAGDLSESSSSSIGTPDDDSGDEEEIQSGLKPGLGSLDSLEDSLPIKRGLSSHFDGKSKSFTDLSQVNNLMELQKQESPFNKRRRVLIASKWRKSSFYTWSKSNPTSMPLLPVNEDHDDDVDDDDDDDDDFQERKARKVPSTSSSSSSSSLSEEKKHEDQVQVQVQVQVRHTRIVPESYAAHMRLRLGSFKTRSFSLADLQEHADEEDHDD comes from the exons ATGGAGGTTTTGGTGGGTCCCACCTTCGCCATCGACGTTTCGTCTTCTCCTCCGCCGCCGGTAACAGCTGCCACGGCGGACCAAGACAGGCTGGGCTCGGCTTTTCGGATCTCTGCTCAGCCGAAATTCTTCGCCGGCGACTTGTCGGAGAGCTCGTCGTCGTCGATCGGAACCCCCGACGACGACAGTGGGGATGAGGAAGAGATTCAGAGCGGTTTGAAGCCTGGTTTGGGTTCTTTGGATTCTCTGGAAGATTCTCTTCCAATCAA gaGAGGATTATCAAGCCATTTTGATGGGAAATCAAAGTCTTTCACGGATCTATCACAAGTGAACAATTTGATGGAATTGCAAAAGCAAGAAAGCCCTTTCAATAAGAGAAGAAGGGTTTTGATTGCTTCTAAATGGAGAAAATCTTCATTCTACACATGGTCAAAGTCAAACCCCACATCCATGCCTCTTTTGCCTGTGAATGAGgatcatgatgatgatgttgatgatgatgatgatgatgatgatgatttccAAGAAAGAAAAGCTAGAAAAGTTCCCTCTACATCATCCTCATCATCCTCATCCTCCTTATCAGAGGAGAAGAAGCATGAGGATCAGGTGCAGGTGCAGGTACAGGTGCAGGTGCGGCACACCAGAATAGTACCTGAATCTTATGCAGCTCACATGAGGCTTAGGCTAGGGAGCTTCAAGACTAGGAGTTTTTCTCTAGCAGATCTACAAGAACATGCTGATGAGGAAGATCATGATGATTGA